The window TCTTCCAGAGAGGGGGTGATAAAAGCATCGGCTGCCGAATAGCATTTGGCCAAATGGTCATCTTTATTAATAGTGCCCAAAAAAGTAGTTTTAAACGGAAATTCGGGCATTTCTGCATTCTCCTTATTGCCGAAAATAACAATTTCGATATTTTCTTTTTGAATGCCGGAGCGGCGTGCTAAAATTTCTAAAGCTTCTATTAAATAAGGCGTACCTTTATGTTTGTCGTTTTTTGAGGGCATAAAGCCACTCATCAGCACAAATTTATCCGGATTAATTTTCAGGATCTTCTTTGCTTCAGCCTTAACATAAGGCTTAAAAATTTTGGTTTCGATGGTATTCGGAATAACTGTAGTTTTTCTGGTGCCCAGCAAACTGCTGAATTTTACCGATGCAGCCATCCACTTGCTCGGCGCTACAATATGGAAATTTAATTCGGTGTAGGCTTTCTGTTTCCTCATCCAGGTTTTGTGCGAAATATCATGCTTGCCGCTGATTTTTAAAATCGGGCAATTACCACACTGTTGGTGGAAATGTTCGCAGCCATAGCGCACGTGGCAGCCGCCGGTAAAAGCATTGCTATCGTGAAAAGTCCATACAATTGGTTTTTCAAGTTCATCCAGTTGCGCTAAAAATTTAGGATTGAGAAAACCATGGTTTACCCAATGTAAATGGATAATGTCGGCATTTTTAACCTCAGGATGGTTGATAACCGAACGGCCAAACCATTGCAAACTAAAGGGTGTTTTTACCGATTTACTTAACCATTTGGAAAAATATCTTTCTGATAAGATGTTGTAAATGGCCCTGGCTTTTTGTATAGGCGATTTACTAAAGGTGTCTATTTTAGGATTTTGACCAAATTTATAGTAAACCAATACTTTTGAATCGATTCCACTCGCTTTTAAAGCATTGCTCAGGCGTAAGCAGGCACGGCCGGCTCCACCATTTCCATCATAGGTATTTAGGTGTACTACTTTCAAATCAATCAAAAATACATTTTATTGTTTACGATTATAAAATCTGTTGCGTAATTTCATCCACATATTTTATCGTTCTAAAGGTTAGGCATGCCTTTTATCAAAAAAAGGACTGTCTTTCCGGAGCCAAACTAACTTAATCATGATTAAATCCTTACTAAAATCACTTGCAACTCTGGCTTTTTTATGGCCGGCGCATTCATTTTGCCAAAACCAAACTTATTTTGCTGCATATCCAGCTTTAACGCCCGATGCACAGACAATAGTATTTAGCTATGATGGCGATATTTGGAAAGTTCCTGTAAAAGGTGGCGTGGCATCGCGCATTACAGCCATGCAGGGAGAAGAAATTAATCCGAAAATATCTCCTGATGGAAAGTGGCTGGCATTTTCATCTAACCAGTTTGGCAATTACGATGTTTACCTCATGCCTGTTGCGGGTGGAGATATTAAACAGCTAACCTTTAACGATGCGTCCGATGAGGTTGATAACTGGAGCTGGGATTCGAAAACCATTTATTTTACCTCGGGACGCTACAATTCTTTTTCGAGCTATAAAGTAAATGTAAATGGAGGCACAGCGGTGCGTTTATTCAATAACTATTTTAACACTACACACCATATCGCCGAATCGCCAGGCGGAGAGCTGTTCTTTAACGATACCTGGGAAAGTATGCGCTTTGCCAATCGTAAACATTACAAAGGAGCTTACAATCCCGATATCCAATCTTATAACCTGAAAACAAAAAACTATAAACGTTATACCGATTATATTGGTAAAGATTTCTGGACCAGCGTAGATCAGAAAGGAAACGTGTTTTTTGTATCAGATGAAGGTAATGATGAATACAATCTGTACACTTTTATTGCGGGTAAAAAAACCGGGTTGACTAATTTCGATACCTCAATTAAACGTCCGTTCGTTGCTGCAAATGGAACTACTGTAGTATTTGAAAAAGATTATCAGCTGTACACCTACGATGTTGCAACGAAAAAAACGGAAAAGGTAAACATCAGCACTTCGCGTAACCAGGTGTTAAGCAAAGAGCAGGAATATGATGTACGTGGCAATATTTCCGCATTTGATGTCTCAACCGATGGCAAAAAAATGGCCTTTATTTCACGTGGTGAAGTTTTTGTAAGTGATGCTGATGGTAAGTTTATCCGCAAAATTACCAACAGTGGCGAGCGCGCCATGGAATGCAAATGGTTGGCCGATAACAAAACGATTTTGTTTAGCCAAACGGCTAACGGCTATCAAAACTGGTTTACCATAACCGGCGATGGCAAAGGAACGATAAAGCAATTAACAAAGGACAAGGCAAACAACCGCGATATTACCCTGAATAAAACCAAAACCATGGGTGTTTATTTAAGTGGTAGAAATGAACTAAAACTGATTGACCTTAAAAATTTCGAAAGCAAAACGCTGGTAACAGATGAGTTTTGGGCTTTGCAAAGTGCGGCGCCAAGTTTTTCGCCAAACGATGAATATGTACTTTTTACTGTTTACCGCAATTTTGAGCAGGATATTGTAGTGCATAGCATTAAAGGGAATAAAACCATTAATTTAACCAATACAGGCGTTACCGAAACTGGTCCGGCATGGTCACCAGATGGGAAATACATTTTCTTCACCAGTGCCCGTACCAAGCCTTCTTACCCTACCGGAATGGCCAATGCCCATATTTACCGCATGGCTTTAGATAATTATGGAGAGCCTTTCCGTTCGGATAAATTTGATGACCTGTTTAAAGAAACCAAACCTGCTACTACAGAAGTAAAGCCTAATCCGGCAAGCCAAAATGATAAAAAGGCAAAAGCCGATACGGCCAAAAAGAGAACAGATGTTAAGCCTACGCCGAACCCTGCAAACGTAATCACCATTAACACTCAGGATATTCTGGATAGGATAGAGCTGGTTGGCCCTTCTTTTGGTGGTCAGTATGGAACGGATGCTTATGCCAAAGGTGATAAAACTTATGTGTTTTATTCGTCGAACCATGAAGGTGGTGCACCGGGCTTGTACCGTACAACTATTGAGCCTTTTGAAGCCAATAAAACCGAAAAAGTAGCTGATGGTGGCGATTATTCACTGATTCAGGCTGGTGATAAGTTTTTTGTGTTAACGCGGGGAGTAATCAACAAGTATACCTTAGAAGCCAATAAGCTGGATAGGATAGACCATGGCTACAAATTTACCAGAAACTTAAATGCCGAGTTTAACCAGATGTTTTACGAAACCTGGGTAGGACTAGATGAAAATTTCTACGACGAGAAATTCCACGGGGTAGACTGGGATAAAATGAAAACCCGTTATGCTGCGTATTTGCCGTATGTAAATAACCGCAGTGATCTACGCATCCTTTTAAATGATATGCTGGGCGAGCTCAACTCCTCACACATGGGTTTTAATAGTTTGGGAGCCGAAGAGCGTAAAAATTTAACTTATGTAACCAATGAAACCGGAATTATCTTCGACGATGAAAACCCACTAAAAGTAGCGCGTATTGTAGCTAAAAGTAATGCGGCACACATCGGGACAAATATTTTAGCTGGCGATATTTTAACAGAAGTAAACGGAGTTAAGGTAGATGAAAAAATAGATCGCGATTATTATTTCAGTAAACCTTCTTTAGACCGCGAAATGACCCTGACCTTTAGCCGGAACGGTAAGGAAGTTTTTGTCAATGTACATCCCGAAAGTACTGGAGCTTTAAGGGGCAATTTGTACGATGAATGGATTACCCAAAATCATAAAAATGTAGATAAATGGAGCAATAACCGCATTGCTTATTCGTACATGAAAAATATGGGCACCGGAGAGCTCGAAACTTTCCTGCTGGATATGGTGGCTCAGGAAGAAAATAAAGAAGCTATTATTTTAGACCTTCGTTACAATACCGGAGGTAATGTGCACGATGATGTATTGAAATTCCTTTCGCAACGCCCATACCTGCAATGGAAATACCGTGGCGGAAAATTGGCACCACAAAGTAATTTTGGCCCAGCTGCGAAACCGATAGTGCTGTTAATTAACGAGCAATCGTTAAGCGATGCTGAAATGACTGCAGCTGGCTTTAAACAATTAAAACTGGGTAAAATAATCGGTACAGAAACATACCGCTGGATTATTTTCACATCAGCCAAAGGTTTAGTAGACGGTTCTTCATATCGTTTACCATCGTGGGGTTGTTATACCATGGATGGTAAAAACATAGAAAAAGAAGGCGTTAAGCCCGATATTTTTGTGAAAAATACCTTCGAAGACCGCCTGGCTGATAAAGACCCGCAACTGGAAAAAGCAGTTGCCGAGATTTTGAAAGATCTGAAATAGGGTTAATAGGTTAACTGTTTAAATTGGTTAATTGGGCATGATACAGAAAGGTTGTTTTATTGTCGGATTGTTAGCTTGCTGGCAACCGACAATCAAGCAATAGAACGCTCCACAGTTTTAAACAGTTAACCAATTTAAAAGATTAACCAACTTGCTTCAAATTAGCAATAGCGCCAATTTAATAGTCAAGCAATAGAATGCTTTCACAGTTTAAGTAGTTAACCAATTTAAACAATTACCATTTTAGGCAGTTAACCAAATTTTTCCGTTTCTTTGGAGCTGGAATTTTTAAAATATGGCAAATTTATTAACCGACAGGGCTTTTTGGGTAAATTATTGGGAAAGTAAAAAAGGACTTGCCGTTCGGCTACCATCAAACTATTTGTTTCATCGCCAGCTGGCTGATGTGATTCAGCAAAACCAGGTTAAAACAGCTATCGAATTGGGTGGTTTCCCAGGGTATTATGCGGTGTTTTTGAAAAAGTATTTCAAACTGGATGTTACCTTACTGGATTATTTTGTACATCCGCCTGTTGTAAAAGAGCTGTTGGAAAAAAATGAATTGACTGAAAAGGATATCCACATTATTGAAACCGATTTGTTTAATTACACGCCCGAAAAACAATACGACTTGGTACTCAGCTGTGGTTTAATTGAGCACTTTAACGATACAGCCGATATTATTAATCGCCACATTGCATTTGTAAAACCTGGGGGCACTTTATTTATCACCTTACCTAATTTTAAAGCTGTAAATGGCTGGTTCCAGAAGAATTTCGATAAAGAGAACTACGATAAACACAATATCGACAGCATGAACCCTGCTTTGCTTCAGAAAATTTGCGAAGATGCAGGTTTAAAAGAAGTAAAATCGGGCTATTTTGGCCGTTTTAGCGTTTGGCTGGAAAACGAAGACCAAAAATCGGCTGGCGTGCGTGTTTTCAAGAAAGCGGTATGGTTGGCCGGAAAAATATTTACCAAGATTATTCCATTCGAGAGCAAAAATCTATCACCATATATTATATTAGAGGCGAAAAAAAACTAGCGCTCTATGGCAATCAGTTGGGGTTACTCGCCTAAAATTGAAAAATATATCCCTTTGGCCGATTTTCCGGCCGATAAATATTTAATTATTGCCCGTCAGGTAATCGAAAACCTGGGCTGGAAATTAAGTCACATTTCCAAAACAGGGATTATAGCTTATACCCCAATCTCTTTTCAGTCGTACACCGAAGAGATTTCTATCCGTATTCATGGCAATTTTGCCGTGGTAAAAAGCGAGTGCGTTGGCATTCAGATGCTTTTTAACGATTACGGGAAAAACGACCTCAATCTGGAGAAATTTTTTCACGAATTTGAATATGCTCAATTCCACTTGCAGGATATTTGGGATGAAAGTCTGGCCGCATTTCATACCTTAATTGCAACGCAGGATGATACTTATTTTGAGAAAGCTCCGCTAACAGCAAAGAATAAGATTAAGAACATTCTATTCCTTTTTTTACCTCAAAAGGGCTATCTGGTTACGCCCATTCTTGTAATTTTAAATATTATCTATTATGCAATAACCTTTTTATTTATCACAATTGTATTTAAACTTCGTAGTGAAGATGCACTTATTCCTGAGGTAATAACTAACGGGTACTTAAACCTGGGTGCAAACAGCAGGGAACTGGTTTTAGAAGGCCAGCTCTGGCGCTTAATTACGCATCAGTTTATTCATTAAATATCTGGCATGTGTTTTTTAACCTCTATGCGCTCATTTATATCGGGCTCATGGTTGAGCATAAATTGGGTTCGGTTAAATTTCTGATTACTTACTTACTGAGCGGTATTTGTGGTGGTCTGGTGAGCATCATCTTTCATAAAATCGGTTTTATGGCAGGCGCATCGGGAGCCATAATGGGTATTTTTGGTGCTTTTATGGCCTTAAGTGTGAGCAAGGCATTCGAAAAGAACGCAAGCCGAGCGCTGCTAATCAGTACCGTTGTGGTAACTGCCATAATGCTTTTAAATGGTATAGGTGGTAATGTAGATAACAGTGCACATATTGGCGGGCTTGTTTCGGGTTTTGTAATTTGTTACCTGCTTTTTAATGAAAAAGTAGGGCGCTGGAAGATCACATCCGGCTTACAATATGGATTAACAAGTATAATTGTTGTAGTGTTTGCTGCTGCGGTTTTAGCCCTCACACCAAATTATCATAACAGAAAGTTTTACAAGCTACAGTTTGCCTTTGAGCAAAATACTTTCGATTTTAATAAGGTTTATTCCATTCCCTACGATCTGTCGAAAGCCGAAAAGGTAAAGATGATTGACCAGTATGGAATACAGGTATGGCGTAAAAATAAGCAGATTGTTGCCGAAATGAAGAAGCTCAGGCTCGAAAAAAAGGAGAATTACAGAAGAGATTTTGATAGCAAGATTACGAATCTGGGCATCAAAATCTCTGAACTTTTGCACCGCGAATATCTTGAAGGAACATCAAAATACCGCGATGAAATTGAACAGCTTACCGACGAAGTGAATATACTGCGTGGTGAAGCCAGTTCAAGCGAATATAGCCGCGATTAAGCGATTTTTTTGTAAAGCCCTATTTCGCTTAAAGTAATACAAACAGGCGATTTATTGATATTGATTTTTACTTTATTCGTGGTAATAGGGGCATCGAGTTGAATTAATCTTTTGGCACCAATGCTGGTGCCATCGTAAACCTTTTTCCATGCTCCGTTTTCAAAAGCCTCAATGGTATAGGCCTCAATTCTTTGTCCTAACGGAATATATTCCTGCAGGCTAATGATGTCGAAAGTTTTTGAAGCGGGTAAATTAAGTTCAATTGTAGCTTCGTGCACCTGATCTTGTGTAGCCCAGTAGGTTGTTTTGTTGTTATCCAATAATGCTGCTGCATTATATTTGCCACCGCGGCTATTGCTCAGTTTTAGTTTTGCATTTTTAGCCAGATTATTGGCAAAGGTATGCTTAACCATATCGCCGAAGGTTTTTAGAGAGGCAACATCGTCTGCGTGGAGCTGGCCACGGGTATCGGGAGCTAAACCAAGGTCTAAACCGGCACCACGACCAACGCTTTTTAAATATAATTCGAAAAGCGTTTCAGGGCTTTTCGGCTTTTCGTTGGCATGGAAAAACCAGCCTTTTCTTAGTGGAACATCACATTCGGCCGGCATCCAGAATTTTCCGTTTCTAATGCCCTCAGGACTTTGCGGGTAATTGGCCTGGCCCGGAACGGCAACACTTTTTCCATCGGGTGCCATTGGGGTAAAAGTAGCCCAGCTTGTTTCGGCTGCATGTCCGTCTTCGTTTCCTACCCAGCGGATATCCAAACCAATATCACTAAATATGTTAGCCATAGGTTGCATTTTACGGGTAATGGCCCAGGTATTGTTCCAGTCGTAATAGGTGGTATTGTCGATCGAGCGCTTTTCTCTTGCTCCGCCATAGTAACCATCGCCGCCGTTGGCGCCATCATGCCAGCTCATAAAAAGGCCACCATAATTGCTATATAGTTCTTTTAACTGGCCCTGGTAAATGGCTAAATATTTATCAGTTCCGTAAAGGGCATTGTTCCGGTCCCATGGCGAACAGTACACGCCAAACTTTAAGCCATTTTTACGTACTGCCTGCTCAACTTCTTTAACCAGGTTACCTTTTCCGCCTCTGAAAGGGCTCTTGCTGATGTTATAACTGGTTGTTTTGGTTGGCCATAAGGCAAAACCATCATGGTGCTTGGCCACCAAAATAATGCCTTTTAAACCGCCTGCTTTTGCGGCTTTGATAATCTGATCGGCGTTAAAATCAGTTGGATTAAATGTTTTCGGATCTGCATCGCCAAATCCCCATTCTTTATTCTCAAATGTGGTTGGTGTAAAGTGGATTAAACCATATACTTCTGTATCGTGCCATGCGAGCTGGCGTTTAGAAGGTAGCGCTCCGTAAGGTTTGGGCGCGTTTTGGGCATATGTTGCTGCCGAAAGAAATAAAAATAGAATTAATAAAGGTCTCATATTGGTTGTTGCTTAGGCTGACTAAAATACATAAAATAACGGTTGAGCGATTAGAATTAACCAACATTTAACCTGTTGCTCACGTAATTACCAAATTATTTTTCCATCTTGATCGTTACATACGGGCCTCAAACATTTAATTTTATAATGCGTTTAGCTACTATGATTACCATGCTCCAGATTCCTCCCGATGGAGGTACAATATATACCGAAACAAACCTTAACCAGCTCTTTCCCGAGCCTTTTAATACCATAACCAGTGCTTTCTTTTTGGTAATAGCCCTGTATTGGACCATTAAATTGCGCCGAAATTTTAACCAGCATAAATTTTTAAGTGGCGCTTTGGTTTTGCTTTTTATTGGGGGTATTGGCGGAACAACTTATCATGGATTAAGGCGCTGGCCGGTTTTTATTGTGATGGATTGGATGCCGATCATGCTGCTTTGCCTTTCGGCCGGGGTTTACTTTTTAGCTAAACTAACCCGGTGGTATTTTGCCGTTTTAATTGTGGCTGTGTATGCCTTTTTTCAATTTTATGTACGGCAACTTTTTAGTCATGGCGATTTTCAATCATTTATTAATATTAATTACGCTTTTATGGCTGCTTTAGTATTATTTCCAGTGTTTGGCTATCTGGTAAAAACCGATTGGAAAAATGGCAAATGGGTAGGTTTTGCATTAATTGCTTTCATATTTGCCCTTACTTTTCGCATTGCCGATAAATGGGAGATATTCACTATAGGCACTCATTTCTTGTGGCATACTTTCGGGGCTATGGCCTCTTTCTGTATGCTCAACTATATTTACCTGGTGAATCTTAAAAAAACAAAACTTAATTAAAAATTCATTCTTAATAGTTGTATATATTCTATATTAGATCAATAAATAATTTTAAAAATGAAGAAACTATTGATCTTGTCAGCCCTGGTATTGGGTTTAAACTTAAGCTCGAATGCGCAAAGTATTTTAAATAAAGTTGGAACTGCTGCTGCGGCAGCAACTGGCTTCGATGCAAACAGCTTAACATCTACTATTCTGGGTAAACTTACACCTGCATTGAGTTTAACTCCTGCGCAGAAACCAACAGTTACCACGATTATTAAAGATTTTTTGGTGCAGAAAGCCACTATTATGGCTACACAGAAAACAGACCCCGCAGCTTATACGAGCAAATTCGGTAAATTGTATGCAGGTTTAAAATCTAAATTGGGTACAGCCTTAACCGTTGCCCAATTAGCGAAATTTACATCATTAAAACCTGCTGCACCAAGCGCGAGCAACGTTTTATCGCAATTGTTCTTTTAAGAAAAAATCGCCTGTTAAACTTTATTAGCAGGCGATTTTTTCTTGTGGCTTAAAGCAGTTTAGATTTTGCTTTACTGTAATCCAGTTTCTTTTGTTTGCCTATAGCGTATTCTATGCCTCCCCAAAGGTGATTTAAGAATTTTTCTTCAGCCCATGCTTCGTTAGTGTGCCCCATCGAAGTATAAAAGGCCCTTCCACCATCGAAATCGTGGTACCAGCTAAAAGGATGGAAGTCGCCATTTTTACCACCTTTGTACGATTTTTCATCCAGGGTGATTAAAACTTTGATATCAGGGTTGATATCTTTAAAGTTATAAAGCTCATCTTTATGCAGCCATACAGAATCGGTGAAAAATTTGGTCGATGGATGTTTTTTATCTTTAATTACAAATCTGGCATCCTGTATTGCCGGGTGACTGGTGAAATAAGCTCCTGCAAGTTTTCCATACCATGGCCAATCGTATTCGGTATCGGTTGCTGCATGAATACCTACATAACCACCACCTGCCTGGATATACCTTTCGAATGCCGCTTGCTGGGCATCGTTTAATACATCGCCTGTGGTGCTTAGAAAAATTACCGTAGCATATTGCTTAAGATTGGCTTCTGTAAATACATCGGCATTTTCGGTAGTATCTACTTCAAAATTGTGGCTTAAACCCAGTTTTTGGATGGTTGTTTTGCCCACCCCGATAGAACCGTGCCTAAAACCTTTGGTTTTGGAAAAAACCAGGACTTTTGCAGGCTTTTTTACTGCGGTAAATCCCTGAAATAAAATAACGGTTGCGATTAATAGGCACAGTGAAAGGAATTTTTTCATTTTCGATTTGGCTAGTGTGTGTTGTTAATAGTGAAAGCTAAAATTAAGAAAGTTGTTTGATAATTTCTAAACATCTTGCTTCAACCTGCTTACAAACCGGGGCAAATAGGGCATTATCCCAGTAGGGGTCTGTAACTTCGTCGTTATCTAGAAAAAGTTGAATCTTTTTTTCTTCTGCTTCGCTTCTGGCCAAACTTTTAACATCTTTCAAATTATTCCTGTCCATTACCAAAATCAAATCGTATTGGCTAAACATGGTTTGGTTAAATTGTTGCGCGCGTTGTTTACTTATGTCGTAACCAATTTCTTTGGCGGCCGCTATACTTCTGTGATCGGGAGCCTGGCCAATGTGCCAGTTGCCGGTACCTGCCGAGGCGATTTTCCAGTTTAGGTTTTGTTTCTCAGTTAAGTGGCGCATAATGCCTTCTGCCAGGGGCGATCGGCAAATGTTGCCTAGGCATACCATTAAAATTTTCAATGTTACTTGGATTTTGCAGTAAAAATATATGTTACTGTAAAAGTAGTTCCATTTTGCTCGAAAACATATTTATCGGTGATATTTTTCCCTTCTATTTTTACCACCCTTGCATTGCTGCTAAAACCATCGTTAAGGGTTATTTCACTTCCTTTTTTGCTCCATTTGGCATTCTGGTACGAAATCATATCGCACAGCGGGCCGGTTGATGTGATGGCAAAAGTGCCGTTCTCAGAAAAAGAAAGGGTGTAGTTATTGTTTAAGCAACCAGAAGGACCAGACATGGTCATGAAATTGGTTACGGCTTTGCCTTCAATTTGCATGGCCGGACTTACTGTAGCAGATTCTAAGGCCCAATTGTATTTTGTTATTTCAGTAGTGTTTTCAGCATCATTTTTCTTTTTGCAGCCTAATGCCATGCACAGCGTTAAAATTAAGAATAGTTTTTTCATCACGTTTTTTTAGTTTGTTTTGTCTTAAAACGAGTGGGGTAATCAATACGCTACAAAAAAAAAAGTGCCCCGGCCTTTTTCTGACCGGAGCACTTAAATTTGAAATCTATTTCATTAACCGTAAATATCGTTAAGCATTTTGGCCAAGCGTACACCACCTTTTAACAATTGATTGTTGAGCGTGTCTACCCAATCAAAGTTGTAACGATAGCTTAGTTTAGCATCGGCCTTAGTGGTATCGTAAATTTTATTGCAAATGTTGTACGATTCGAAAATGCAATCTTTTAAGCTGGTGTTTTGCCAGTTGTAAAGTTGAACTGCTGAAGCATGATTGATGGCTTTAGCATATTCGGTATAGCTTAATTGCTGATATTCAATCAACTGTTCATCCCAAACGCGGTGGATATTCGATTTTTCGTTAAACCACAGTACCGAAACGCGGTTGCCGCCCAAATCTTCTTTACGCGCTACGTGCATGGGCTGGCATAAATCACCAGCCAGGTGTACCAACATGCGCAATGCTAGTTTCTTTTCATCAGGCGTGCTACCTGCTTTCTTTAAAACGGCAATTAAATCAGGGATTTTGGTATATAAGCTTATCGATTTGTCTGTTTCCAGGAAATTATAAACCCCATCTTTATTTAACCCGGCTGGCAGATTAACAAAGTGCCAGTTGTACATGTAATTGTAGGTCGAATCTGATTTGATGAAATCGCCCCAATTGGCGCACATAGCCAGGCTTTCGTAACCCAAAATACCCTGTACAGCCTTACGGGTTTTGACTTTTAGATAACTATCGGCAATTTCGCCAACCACGCGGTGACCAATAGTGCCCCAGGCACTTACCTGTGTGGGTGCATAAGCTAAAAATCCTACGATTAAAGCTGTGGCTAGTTTTTTTCTAATGGATGTTAAGATCATTTTATAGTTCTTTTTGGATGCAGGTAACTTTTTGTTTCAACGCCAGTTTTATTTCACGTTGATCATTCATGCTTTCGAGCGTAAGGCTATCTGCTGAACGCTTATTAATCAGGAAGTTTTTTTCGTACCGGCCAATGCGGTAGCAACCCGATATTTTTTGTTTGTAATTGGCGTGCGTAAAGGTAGCGCCGATAATTAAGGTGTCGCCCCTTACAGTATAAACGCCTTTTGCGTATTCTTTCCAGATTCCTTTATTGAAGCAGGAATCCTCGTAGAAATTAACTTTACTGTGGGTAACCAGGTCAATATAAACCGAATCGCAGGTAAATTTGAAATGATGTTGAGTATAATTACTTAACCTGTTACTGAAGGCAACCGAATCTTCATTCCAAACGCCTTGCATAAATGCTTCGCCCTTACCCTGAATATTAGGCCTCGGACTACAGGCTACCTGAAAGATGGATAATGTAAAAAGGATAATGTAAAAATTCCTTAAACAGGGATGCATTTTGTTCATTGGGTTTTTAATCGTTGCTCATAGGAAACTGATCATGGAATACATTAGGCTTTTTAACCGTATTGTGAATCAGGATTAACAAACCTACAGCAAAACAAAGGCTGGCTAATGTACCAATAAGACCAATTATGGTGTAATATATTGAAATTTCAGTATAGGCGATATTTCTACTGGCTGTCCAAAGCGGGACTAAAAAATAAAGCAAGTGTGTAAATAAACCAATTCCGGAGCCAATAGTCATTAAAACAGCTTCAACTACTTTTTTTTTCGATAGAAAATAGCAGCAGCTTCCAAATACGATGCAAGGTGCAATAACAGATGTTAAGCTCAGCAGAGTAGTAAGTATTGAATTCATATTTGTCTATTGTTTAATTAGCCATGTTGATTTAAACCTGCAATTATATTTTTAACTGAGACGTCATTCCCACACAGGCGGGAATGACGATCTTCTTCAGCTTATTTCAAGCTGCCTACCATATCTTCCGGACGAACCCACTCATCAAACTGCTCGTTGGTTAACAGGCCTAGCTCTACAGCTGCTGCTTTTAAAGTTTTATTTTCTTTATGTGCTTTCTTTGCAATTTTTGCTGCGTTTTCGTAACCTACATGTGGGTTTAATGCAGTAACCAGCATTAACGAATTTTGTAAGTGTTTTTCAATTTCAGGTAAGTTTGCAGTAATTCCTTCCGCACATTTATCGGTGAAAGAAACACAGGCATCGCCAATTAAACGTGCCGATTGCAATACGTTAGCTGCAATTAATGGTTTAAAAACGTTCAGTTCGAAATGACCTGACATGCCACCAACTGAAACGGCTACATCGTTACCAATTACCTGGGCGCAAACCATAGTTAAAGCTTCAGGCTGGGTTGGGTTAACTTTACCTGGCATGATAGATGATCCTGGTTCGTTATCCGGAATAACAATTTCGCCAATACCGCAACGTGGGCCAGAGCTCAACATGCGTACATCATTGGCAACTTTCATTAAGGCAACAGCAGTACGTTTTAAAGCGCCCGAAAGTTCAACCATGGCATCGTGTGCAGCTAGAGCTTCAAATTTATTTGGTGCAGTAACAAATGGTAAGCCAGTTAAATCGGCAATTTTTTTAGCCACTAAAAC is drawn from Pedobacter sp. HDW13 and contains these coding sequences:
- a CDS encoding rhomboid family intramembrane serine protease; amino-acid sequence: MVEHKLGSVKFLITYLLSGICGGLVSIIFHKIGFMAGASGAIMGIFGAFMALSVSKAFEKNASRALLISTVVVTAIMLLNGIGGNVDNSAHIGGLVSGFVICYLLFNEKVGRWKITSGLQYGLTSIIVVVFAAAVLALTPNYHNRKFYKLQFAFEQNTFDFNKVYSIPYDLSKAEKVKMIDQYGIQVWRKNKQIVAEMKKLRLEKKENYRRDFDSKITNLGIKISELLHREYLEGTSKYRDEIEQLTDEVNILRGEASSSEYSRD
- a CDS encoding alpha-L-fucosidase — translated: MRPLLILFLFLSAATYAQNAPKPYGALPSKRQLAWHDTEVYGLIHFTPTTFENKEWGFGDADPKTFNPTDFNADQIIKAAKAGGLKGIILVAKHHDGFALWPTKTTSYNISKSPFRGGKGNLVKEVEQAVRKNGLKFGVYCSPWDRNNALYGTDKYLAIYQGQLKELYSNYGGLFMSWHDGANGGDGYYGGAREKRSIDNTTYYDWNNTWAITRKMQPMANIFSDIGLDIRWVGNEDGHAAETSWATFTPMAPDGKSVAVPGQANYPQSPEGIRNGKFWMPAECDVPLRKGWFFHANEKPKSPETLFELYLKSVGRGAGLDLGLAPDTRGQLHADDVASLKTFGDMVKHTFANNLAKNAKLKLSNSRGGKYNAAALLDNNKTTYWATQDQVHEATIELNLPASKTFDIISLQEYIPLGQRIEAYTIEAFENGAWKKVYDGTSIGAKRLIQLDAPITTNKVKININKSPVCITLSEIGLYKKIA
- a CDS encoding ThuA domain-containing protein, which translates into the protein MKKFLSLCLLIATVILFQGFTAVKKPAKVLVFSKTKGFRHGSIGVGKTTIQKLGLSHNFEVDTTENADVFTEANLKQYATVIFLSTTGDVLNDAQQAAFERYIQAGGGYVGIHAATDTEYDWPWYGKLAGAYFTSHPAIQDARFVIKDKKHPSTKFFTDSVWLHKDELYNFKDINPDIKVLITLDEKSYKGGKNGDFHPFSWYHDFDGGRAFYTSMGHTNEAWAEEKFLNHLWGGIEYAIGKQKKLDYSKAKSKLL
- a CDS encoding low molecular weight protein-tyrosine-phosphatase, which translates into the protein MKILMVCLGNICRSPLAEGIMRHLTEKQNLNWKIASAGTGNWHIGQAPDHRSIAAAKEIGYDISKQRAQQFNQTMFSQYDLILVMDRNNLKDVKSLARSEAEEKKIQLFLDNDEVTDPYWDNALFAPVCKQVEARCLEIIKQLS
- a CDS encoding S1/P1 nuclease — protein: MILTSIRKKLATALIVGFLAYAPTQVSAWGTIGHRVVGEIADSYLKVKTRKAVQGILGYESLAMCANWGDFIKSDSTYNYMYNWHFVNLPAGLNKDGVYNFLETDKSISLYTKIPDLIAVLKKAGSTPDEKKLALRMLVHLAGDLCQPMHVARKEDLGGNRVSVLWFNEKSNIHRVWDEQLIEYQQLSYTEYAKAINHASAVQLYNWQNTSLKDCIFESYNICNKIYDTTKADAKLSYRYNFDWVDTLNNQLLKGGVRLAKMLNDIYG
- a CDS encoding fumarate hydratase — translated: MNKMHPCLRNFYIILFTLSIFQVACSPRPNIQGKGEAFMQGVWNEDSVAFSNRLSNYTQHHFKFTCDSVYIDLVTHSKVNFYEDSCFNKGIWKEYAKGVYTVRGDTLIIGATFTHANYKQKISGCYRIGRYEKNFLINKRSADSLTLESMNDQREIKLALKQKVTCIQKEL